The SAR324 cluster bacterium nucleotide sequence CCCTCCTGGGCGATCACAAGTATGGTCAAGCTCGCAATTTATTGGGGCCTGCGCTCTGGTCACATCAACTACAACTCCAGCACCCGACTCTTCGTGAAACTCTACACTTCACCAGCCCTCCGCCACAGACCAAGCCTTGGCAGGATTTTGAATTAGTTTAGCGCATTCTCTCTGGTCAGCAATACGTAGGATTATTCCCACGCATCATTGGAGTGGTGTGAAGCAGGATAGCTCAACTGTTGATATCGATAGAACAGATGTTGTAACTTGATGGATGGTAAATTCTTCTTCGATTTGTGCAGCAGAAAATTTTGTGCTGCATGAGTAACCATGCGGATGGTATGGACACAAATAGAAAAAGAGAAATGATTAATCAAATATCAACAAGAATTCTATGCACTAGCATTGGGGTTTTATTGTTATCCACAACCACGCCATTAAATTCCAATGCTTCCTCATTAAACGACAAGGATTTTCAAATCCAAGCGATTGTACTCTCAAATCTAGGTCCTGGGCTTAGTTTCAGTTACAGATTCAATGAAAACCTATGGCTCAGTCTTGAAGGTCAAACTTTAGCTGGAGATATGTCTGAAGATTCAAATGATGGTTTGGCTACTGAAAAATCAGGGTTTGATAGTCAGACCTCCTATCTGAATATCAGATACTACCTTGCATCTGTGGATGGTTTGTTTTTCCAAACTGGATTGATCAACAGGGATTGGGAAGCGAAGAAGGAGATATACAGCAAGCAGAATGGTGAAAGAAAGGCTGTTTACAGAGTAGATTATCCAGAAGATGGATATAATCTTGGAATTGGTAAAAACTGGACTTTCAACAGTGGGCTGACGACATCAATAACTTTTGTCAGATTAATCACTGGTGAACCATCGATAAACTATGAACTTGGAAATAATTGGGAATGCGAAAGCGCTTGTCAGGCAGATTTTGAGAGCGATGTAAATAAGTATTCCCCAAAAAATGTACTGTTTTTAAGTGTTGGTTATAGTTTCTAAATCACAATGAGCGTCCTCTTTATTTTTACCAATCCAACAACAAAACTCTTCTCCAATTCCTGCCAATTTTTCGGGTCCCAACTTCTGAGCATTGTCTTCTACGAAAACCTAATGGCTCCTTCATCAAGCCATTTCCACAAGACCAGGCAGGCTGTACTGCGATAAGGCCGCCACGGTTGAATGATGGCCTCTATTTGTGGTTCACTCAGCTCTTCTTCCTCGTACAGCAGTCGGATCGCTTTTTTCAGACTGACATCTCCCCAGACAAAGACATCCGGATGGTGGAGGTAAAACAGCGCAAAGATGCTGGCGCTCCAGATGCCAATGCCCTTAAATCTTTGTAGTGTTTCCAGCACGTCTTCAGAAGACATTTCCCTCAGCTCTTCAATCAGGTCAGGCTGCTCTTCAAATGCTTGGGCGATCAGCGTGATGTACCGCGCCTTGACGTTGGAAAGTCCACAGGTCAACAGTTCTTCCTTGGAAGAGTTGAGAACCATGGCAGGCGTGATGACGGAATCCTCAAACTTTTGCTTCAACCTGCGATAGATGGTGTAGGCCGCAGCGCTGGAGAGCTGCTGTCCGGCAATGATGCGAATCAACGACTCAAAATTGGCCTCTCGTGGTTCTGGAGGTTGTGGTTGCAGGTGCTGGATCACTACTCGCAGAACTGGATCTGACCCTAAAAGGTGCTGCAGTCCTCTGTCAAAATACAAGGTGCCCACGCTGAATTTCTCTGGTTATCAGTTTTTGGTAAGTGTGGATGCCGGCTCCTTTGAGGAGCTATGGGATGCAAAGATTTTTTATGATGATCCTTTGACAGAGTAGTTGGATTTTTCAAGCTTGCTGACTTTTTCTGGAGTGAACCGACATCTCTGTTTTTTTCACTGACCCTTGAGTTCAACCTACTGGACCTATGCCTAAAAAAATGTCTCTGCGTCAGGAAAGTTCCCAGTTGGAGAGCTGAGATCGCTTTGAGAAGCTGAAAAACTCCTACCCAAAGTTCTGAGAACCTTTGCCGATTCGCAAGTAAGTTTGGATTCAATGAGGCCTCAAAAATCCTCGCCCATTGGCAGATCGTCGAGTCCGCACTGCTTTGAAAAACCCTCGCCCGTTTTGGGAGAGGGGGGACCACGTCAGTGGTGGGTGAGGGATTGATCTGAACGGAAAAACGAGGAAATTGAGCAGTTTGAAGTAGCCCCTCATCCAGCCTTCAGCCACCTTCTCCCTGATGGCATAAGTATCTACACAACTCTGAGTCCATCGATTTGAAAGGAAGAGGATGCTAAAAAAAACTCACCAACTTAGATGCACGTCTTTGTCGTCGCTATGAGCAGCTGGTCACCGAGAGCATGAATGCGAGTGAAGCCCTCAGTGCGGGCCTCAAGGCCATCCCGAACAAAATCAGTAGTTTCGCCAGCACGCAGGCGGCTTGGCGGTTTTATAAAAATGAAGCCGTCACGCTGAGCAAACTGCAAGAACCCCTGACGGCAGCGGCCCACGCTGGGATCCAGCAACAGTGTGGCGCATATGCCTTATGCGTCCATGATTGGTCGAAACTACGTTATCGGCATCGCAACAAGCCCGATATTTATCCAAGGACACATCCCGACGATCTGGGCTACGAGTTACAAACCAGCTTGATCCTCAGCGATCAAACGGGAAACCCGATCGCACCGGTAGCCCAACTTCTCATCAGCGCAGACGGGAGTTACGCTACCTATGGTGACGATGGCCCGCCAGAGCCGTTGGTGCAGAATCATTTGGACGAAGTGAGTGATTGCATCGCGCACCTCGAACAACAAAACTTCACCCGGCCTTTGGTTCATGTGATGGACCGCGAAGCCGACTCCATTGGCCATCTGCGCCGCTGGGAGGCCGAGGGTACTCACTGGCTCGTGCGCGCCAAGGGCAACCCCACCGTTGAGCTGCAAGGCACGTCGATGGCCTGTAAGGCCGTCGCAGGCAAGCTCGAATATCGTCAGGCGCACCCAGTGACCGACGAGGAACAAAAACGTCAGCTATGGATTGCCGAAGCCGAGATGACCCTTCGTCGGCCAGCCAAACCCTATTCAAAGAACGGCAAAAGAACGCTCGTTCCGGGGCCCCCGGTGACGGCTCGCCTGGTGGTATCTCGCATCTTGTCCGACCTCGGAGAGGTCGAGGCCGAATGGTTGTTGCTGAGCAATGTAAAAGACATCGATGCCTCGACGCTTGCGCTTTGGGATTACTGGCGCTGGAAAATCGAGACGTTCTTCAAACTCATGAAATCGGCTGGACACCAACTGGAAGCGTGGCAACAGGAATCGGCCCTAGCAATTGCCAAACGCTTATTGGTTGCCAGCATGGCTTGTGTGACCGTCTGGGCCATTGCTGCCGACGAAAGCCAGGAGGTTGACGAACTCAGAGGGTTTTTGGTTAAACTTAGTGGACGACAAATGCGACATCAGAAGACCGTCACCCATCCGGCTTTATTGGCTGGACTCTGGGTGCTGCTCTCCCTGTTCGAACTCATGCAGAGTTATTCTCCACACGAACTAGAGCGTTTTCGAAAAACCGCTCAAAACCTCTGCTCCAAGGATGTGTAGATACTTATGCCCTCAGGGAGAAGGAAGGCTTAGGGCAAAGGCTCCGGTCAGGATGCAGTGAGTACGAGACTTGGCTCAGGGGGCTTGGACATTACCCACTGGTGAGGAGAGTGATGAATTATCGGACAGATTCACTGCACGGACGGCATAGTTGAAATAATCCCCTGACGTTAGTGATGAGTCGAGATGATTGCTGGGACTCACGCTGATCTTGTTGTCATTCAGATCCACCACGGTCGGGCTCACGGTAGCCCCACCCAAATCTCTCCGATAGATTTCATAGCTCGCCAGCTCGTTGCGTGACAAGGCGTCCCAGTTGAGCTGGATCTCCCCGGTAGCCCCCTGGGTGGCCGTCAGGTTCTGAGGCACACTTGGGGTGTTGACCAATGGAGACCAGTTGGTCCAGGAGCCGTTGTCATTGGTGTTGAAGCGCAGCAAAAACGATTCTCGGCTGAAGTTCTCCGTATTTTGATAGGTCTGCTCAGCAACCTTGCATCCTGACGAATCGTAACTATCGATTGTAAACGACTTGGGAAGAGGGGTGCCGCCATTGGTCCATGCAAAAATATTAATCAGCGCGGCAGCGTTGCCATCAGGCAGGACCGAGGAAAAATCACCCCAACTACCAGATCCAGATCCACTGTAGTTTCCTCTGATGTTACGCCCACTCAGGCGAGTTCCAAAGTTTGAAGAGATGTCAAATTTGAACATCCCCATAGGAGAAGCATTCACACTCTCACACATCAGCCAGATAGCGCTCTCATCTGGGGTTACTGCCATCGAATGGCATGTGAGGGGTCCAGCGGGATTGCCTCGATACTCCATTCTACCCTGATCTACTTTAACATTGTTGAACCCACCGCTCGAGCATCCTTGCTGAGACGCGAGATAAAAATTCGGTTCTTGGTTTTCAACTACGGTTCCATCACCAGCTAACTTTTTGAGTCTAACCTTAGATTCTATTGTAACATTGTCATCACGGTAATTGACAAGAAGTGTGGAGTTATCTCGGAGAGCATGGACATGTACCCCACTTCCATAACTTGTATTTTTTCTGTAATAAACACCGGTGTCATGTGCCCAGGCAAAACTCCCATTGTCCAGGAATTTTGTGATGATTATTCTATCTCTAGCATTTGCATCATAATTATCATGCTGGGTAAACGTGAAGTTATCACCCAAGCTTGGATCACCAAAAGTCACCGTATAATTGTCGGTACAACCAGGGCTGCAAGAATAGGGTCTACTAGATCCGAATGCGATCACCACAGATCCATCGGGAGAGACATCCAGTAGATTTGGACCCGGACCGGTTTCAATTGCCCATCCACGGTCAAGTGTTTGGTCACTTTTACCCTTCACGGACTTCACACTATGTGTATTTCCTGAAATTAACTTCACCCAAACCCAATTACCCGCTGAATCCAGCTTCCCCAAAAATGCGGCGTTGTTATTAGGGGCAATATTGGAGTTACTGTAGTTTGCGAAGCTCAGCGTTACGTTATCCGTCGCGGTTGGAAAGACCAGATCCGTATAGTGTTGCAGCCATCCTAAGACGAAAGAACCGCCATCTGGTGCCAAAGCGATCGCTTCGACTGCCGAGTGGGCACTGACATGCATATAATTGCCGTTATCACCCGTAAGACCGGAAGCAGCGGTTCCAGCCGCTACTGAGCTGGCCCAAAGCAGCTTGCCGTCCTTGTCCAGTTTCCCAACAAAAGCGTTCGTCGCACATAAATCCTGCAAGGCATCACCATCATCAATGCAGGGATAAGTAATGGTGTTTCCTGACTTATCGTTAGCCTTGAAATTCCCTGAACCTCCCTGAGCCCGACCCGCCATCAGGACGGAACCGTCCGGCAGTGCTGCCAGCTCCGAAACAAGGAAGCCTCTATAAACGTAAGTACTATAACCTCTGTGACCCCGGTCTGGTTGCCAGACCCAGGACCAGTTACCGTTCTCCGTTTTGGCAACCATGAAGCCTTTCTTACTAACTGTAAGGTTGCCAAGACTGTATGGCGCGAAAGTAAAACCGGAGGAGGCAGCCCACTCCCCGGTAGCGACAGCGGATCCATCGGGATAGAGTTCCACGTCATTAAAACGTAAGCCGTTTGCAGATCTGACTACGTTTGCGACGACAGGGGTGGCGCTGACGATCGTGGAGTTGGCGCTGCTGCCCCCACCACCATTGGCCACGATGTAGTAGGAGTAGCTACTGCCGACGCTCAGAGCCGTCCCATTGTCCAGCGTGGTGCTGGAGTAGGAGGTTCCGGTGACCGCCGGGCTGAGCGGGTTGAAGGTGATGTTATCGGTGGAGATGTAGATCGTGTAGTTGTCTGCACCACTGACAGCACTCCAGGACAAGTCCACCTGTCCGGTGCCCATGCCAACAGTTGTGCTCAAGCCGGATGGAGTTGGCACCAGCGGAGTGGCATTGTCTGGAGTGGCCACGGGAGAGCGACCTCCGCTGTTGTTGGCCACCAGGGTGAAGCCGTGCTGGAGGCTGTTGGTCAGGTTGGTCACCGAGTAGCTGGTGGGACTGGTCGAGGTGGTGGTGTAGGAGCCAAGGTAAGTGCTGGCATTGTCCGGATCAATCGTCAGGCTGGTGTTGTCGGTCCAGTAGATCGTGTAGTTGTCAATGTTTTCGGAGGAGCCACTCCAGCTGAGGTTGACCTGACCAGCAATTGTAGTGGGGACCACTGCACTCAGGCCTCCGGGCGCAGAGAGCCCGACGTTGCTATCGACACTGGTCACCGTGAAGCTGCTGCTGAGGCCCTCGACCTCATCGCTGTTGTCGGTGGAGTCAAAGGACAGGTTGATGGTGATTGGCTTGTCGCCATCACTGGGCAGGTAATCCTGCACACCAGTCAGGGTGATCGTTTGGGACGACGAATAGTTCCCGCTGGGGCCTCCGGTAAAGAGCAGGGTCGTCGGAGAGATTGTGACCTCGCTGGTGTTGGCTGAAGTGAAGGTGACCGTGACGTTGCCGTTGGGCTGCTGGATGAGGGCAAACCCGGTAGTGTTGTCGGTGCCTTCGACGACCGTGACGTTGCTGGGAGAAAGCGTGAAGGCGGCTGCCGGAGAGCCGCTGGCCTCCGTGGCGGCAGCGCTGCTGCCAGTAGAGTTGTTGGCCACCACCGTGAAGTTGTAGGTCTGGCCGGCGGTCAGGTTGTAAGCGGTTACGCTGGTTCCCGTGACGACCGTGAAGTTGTCGTAGGTGCTGGCATTGTTTGGATCGATGAGCCCAGTAGCGGTGCTGTTGTCCACCCAGTAGATCGTGTAGTTGTCAGTGCCGTTGGTGGCGTTCCAACTGATGTTCAGTTGCTGATCGGTACTGCCCAAACCAACAGTCAGGTTGTCGGGGATGGCTGGAGCCAAGCCGGAGCATTCCGAGTAGGCCAGACACTTGTCCATTACCTCATTCTGAGTCAGAGCCCTGCCGTAGACCTTGAACTCATCAATGTAGCCTTTCCAGTGCCATGCTTCTCTGCGGTTCGTTCCAATCTTGAGTGCGTATAGT carries:
- a CDS encoding transposase, which translates into the protein MNASEALSAGLKAIPNKISSFASTQAAWRFYKNEAVTLSKLQEPLTAAAHAGIQQQCGAYALCVHDWSKLRYRHRNKPDIYPRTHPDDLGYELQTSLILSDQTGNPIAPVAQLLISADGSYATYGDDGPPEPLVQNHLDEVSDCIAHLEQQNFTRPLVHVMDREADSIGHLRRWEAEGTHWLVRAKGNPTVELQGTSMACKAVAGKLEYRQAHPVTDEEQKRQLWIAEAEMTLRRPAKPYSKNGKRTLVPGPPVTARLVVSRILSDLGEVEAEWLLLSNVKDIDASTLALWDYWRWKIETFFKLMKSAGHQLEAWQQESALAIAKRLLVASMACVTVWAIAADESQEVDELRGFLVKLSGRQMRHQKTVTHPALLAGLWVLLSLFELMQSYSPHELERFRKTAQNLCSKDV